In one Arenibacter antarcticus genomic region, the following are encoded:
- a CDS encoding M61 family metallopeptidase gives MKNIFFGILTLILTANLQAQAIKYQISFENAVHHEAEIKATFTNVGPGIFSVRMGRSSPGRYAIHEFAKNVYNLKATDATGKNLKIHRPNPYQWDISDHNGEVNVSYTLYADRGDGTYAQVDETHAHLNIPATFIYSPTLTDREIMVAIDLRNDLNWKVATQLEQLSETQFRAPDFQYFMDSPIEISDYSLRQFEVEQNGKSQTIEFVLHHNGTESELDTYFEQVKKIVLAQKDVFGELPNFDFGKYTFLACYIPNVSGDGMEHRNSTILTDREGLAEGGMRNNIGTVSHEFFHAWNVERIRPQSLEPFNYAEANMSGELWFAEGFTSYYTNLILSRAGIITPEEYIEGLTGTFNYVWNSPGRQFFNPIEMSYQAPFVDAATSVDPVNRDNTFISYYSYGSVLGLALDLSLRENKLNLDDYMKLVWETFGKSETPYTIAALHQTLVQYAGKEFGDHFFDYYIYKSEMPNYGNLLQSVGVVLKQATNQPYFGASVAINQFGAGIVQRNTQIGSPAYKAGLERGDVIMAVNNTPLAPNQNFSDFISQYKVGDTLKVAYTRFSIPKSTTVILTENPGYTIQLLEKEGAKPSKKVLRNRKGWLKVE, from the coding sequence ATGAAAAATATTTTTTTTGGTATTTTGACCCTTATCCTTACCGCAAACCTACAGGCACAAGCCATAAAATACCAGATTTCTTTTGAGAATGCAGTACACCACGAGGCAGAGATAAAAGCAACATTTACCAATGTGGGGCCCGGTATTTTTTCGGTGCGGATGGGACGCTCCTCCCCCGGCCGTTATGCGATTCACGAATTTGCCAAAAACGTCTATAATCTTAAGGCTACGGATGCCACGGGAAAGAACTTAAAAATCCACAGACCCAACCCCTATCAATGGGACATTAGCGACCATAATGGGGAAGTGAATGTAAGCTACACCCTTTATGCGGATAGGGGCGATGGCACTTATGCCCAAGTAGATGAGACCCATGCCCATTTGAATATCCCCGCAACCTTTATCTATTCTCCAACATTGACTGACCGCGAGATTATGGTAGCGATTGATTTGCGGAACGACCTCAACTGGAAAGTGGCCACACAATTGGAACAATTATCGGAAACCCAGTTTAGGGCTCCCGATTTCCAATATTTTATGGATAGCCCTATAGAAATTAGTGATTATTCCCTTCGTCAATTTGAGGTAGAACAAAATGGTAAGTCCCAAACAATTGAGTTTGTATTGCACCATAACGGAACGGAATCAGAACTGGACACTTATTTTGAACAGGTAAAAAAAATAGTGCTGGCACAAAAAGACGTTTTTGGGGAACTGCCTAATTTCGATTTTGGCAAATACACCTTTTTAGCCTGCTACATCCCCAATGTCTCAGGCGACGGGATGGAACACCGAAACTCTACCATTCTTACCGATAGGGAAGGTTTAGCAGAAGGTGGTATGCGAAATAATATTGGTACGGTTTCGCATGAATTTTTCCATGCTTGGAATGTAGAACGGATCCGACCCCAATCTTTAGAGCCTTTTAATTATGCTGAAGCCAATATGAGCGGGGAACTTTGGTTTGCAGAAGGCTTTACCAGCTATTACACCAATTTAATACTGAGCAGAGCAGGAATTATTACTCCCGAAGAATACATAGAAGGACTGACAGGTACTTTTAATTATGTTTGGAATTCTCCGGGTCGCCAATTTTTTAATCCTATAGAAATGAGTTATCAGGCGCCATTTGTAGATGCCGCCACTTCCGTAGATCCTGTAAATAGGGACAATACATTTATCTCCTATTATTCCTATGGCAGCGTTCTGGGATTGGCGTTGGACCTATCCCTAAGGGAAAACAAACTAAATCTTGATGATTATATGAAATTAGTCTGGGAAACCTTTGGTAAAAGTGAGACCCCCTATACCATAGCAGCCCTACACCAAACTCTGGTACAGTATGCAGGAAAGGAGTTTGGCGACCATTTTTTTGATTATTATATCTACAAGAGTGAAATGCCCAATTACGGAAACCTATTACAATCTGTAGGTGTAGTTTTAAAACAAGCTACTAATCAGCCCTATTTTGGTGCTAGCGTAGCCATCAACCAATTTGGAGCGGGCATTGTACAGCGCAATACCCAAATAGGGAGTCCGGCATATAAGGCCGGTCTAGAAAGGGGAGACGTAATAATGGCCGTTAATAATACACCATTGGCCCCAAATCAGAATTTTAGCGATTTTATTTCCCAATACAAAGTTGGGGACACCCTAAAAGTTGCCTATACTCGTTTTAGTATTCCAAAATCTACCACGGTGATCCTAACGGAAAACCCCGGCTACACCATTCAATTACTGGAAAAAGAAGGTGCTAAACCTAGTAAGAAGGTATTGCGAAATAGAAAAGGGTGGTTAAAAGTCGAATAA
- a CDS encoding aminotransferase class I/II-fold pyridoxal phosphate-dependent enzyme, giving the protein MMTKLTERQENNAFRKLPMPKNLIDFSSNDYLGFAKNESIFKSATQLLEDKDIRANGAIGSRLLTGTSEFHTQLESVMANFFLSKAALVCNLGYDANIGFFSAVPQRNDIVLYDELCHASIRDGINMGLAKSIKFRHNDLNDLERKLKRLEERAIAILPT; this is encoded by the coding sequence ATGATGACCAAACTAACCGAAAGACAAGAAAATAATGCCTTTCGTAAGTTGCCAATGCCCAAGAATTTGATTGATTTTTCTTCTAATGATTATTTGGGTTTTGCCAAAAATGAGAGTATATTTAAAAGCGCCACTCAGCTTTTGGAAGACAAAGATATTAGGGCTAATGGCGCCATAGGATCTAGGTTACTGACTGGTACTTCTGAGTTTCATACTCAGTTGGAATCTGTAATGGCCAATTTTTTTCTGTCCAAGGCAGCCTTGGTATGTAATTTGGGCTATGATGCCAATATCGGTTTCTTTAGTGCTGTTCCCCAGCGGAACGATATTGTGCTATACGATGAACTATGCCATGCTAGTATAAGGGATGGAATTAATATGGGGCTTGCCAAAAGCATCAAATTTAGGCACAACGATCTTAACGATCTAGAGCGTAAACTAAAGCGATTAGAGGAAAGAGCGATTGCGATTTTGCCTACATAG
- a CDS encoding DUF2007 domain-containing protein, producing MKHTEFFTLATFEYVADVQILRGRLESDGIRVFLRDENTLNSDPMISNAIGGVKLQVYYTDKERAVDIYNDIRAYAVDDFGNLRTCPNCKAQRMEGYYNRKGLFYKLFPFFEKRKYKCLNCEFITNPQ from the coding sequence ATGAAACACACGGAATTTTTTACTCTGGCTACTTTTGAATATGTGGCTGATGTCCAGATCCTGAGAGGGCGGTTAGAATCTGACGGGATACGCGTATTTTTGAGAGATGAAAACACTCTTAATTCCGACCCCATGATCAGCAATGCCATAGGGGGAGTGAAGCTGCAGGTGTATTACACCGATAAGGAAAGGGCCGTGGATATATATAATGATATAAGGGCCTATGCCGTTGATGACTTTGGAAACTTACGGACTTGCCCCAATTGCAAAGCTCAGAGAATGGAAGGTTATTACAACAGGAAGGGGCTGTTTTATAAACTTTTTCCCTTTTTTGAAAAAAGAAAGTATAAATGTTTAAATTGTGAATTTATAACCAATCCTCAATAA
- the bioD gene encoding dethiobiotin synthase yields MKQFFVTGISTNVGKTIASAIIVEALEADYWKPVQTGADKDSDAITKLISNQKTVIHKNSYSLKAPLSPHAAAKMEGVYIDPNKILEPVTENHLVIEGAGGVLVPLNDSDTMLDIIMPNYKVIVVCKHYLGSINHSLLTIQWLIIKGYDVAVIFNGNPDPHTEDVIIKRTKVPVIGRIVEEEYFDKEIIKKYADEFREALLTL; encoded by the coding sequence ATGAAACAATTTTTTGTTACCGGAATATCTACAAATGTGGGCAAGACCATAGCTTCTGCCATAATAGTCGAAGCTTTGGAGGCGGATTATTGGAAGCCAGTACAGACTGGGGCGGATAAAGATAGTGATGCCATTACAAAACTTATATCGAACCAAAAAACCGTAATCCATAAAAATAGCTATTCCTTAAAGGCTCCATTGAGTCCGCATGCCGCGGCTAAGATGGAAGGTGTTTATATTGATCCCAACAAAATATTGGAACCCGTTACGGAAAATCATTTGGTGATCGAAGGGGCCGGTGGGGTATTGGTGCCTTTGAATGATTCAGATACCATGTTAGATATCATTATGCCTAACTACAAGGTAATTGTGGTGTGTAAGCATTATTTGGGTAGTATTAACCATTCCTTGTTAACCATTCAGTGGCTGATTATAAAGGGATATGACGTAGCGGTAATATTCAATGGAAATCCAGATCCCCATACCGAGGATGTAATCATTAAAAGAACTAAGGTTCCCGTAATTGGCAGGATCGTGGAGGAGGAATACTTTGATAAGGAGATCATAAAAAAATATGCAGACGAATTTAGGGAAGCACTTTTGACTTTGTAG
- a CDS encoding cupin-like domain-containing protein — translation MNLKEIPRVANISKEAFINDFFKPQIPVVIENCIKDWPAYSKWDFDYMRKVAGDKTVPLYDNRPVHHKDGFNQPHTTMKMSDYLDLLQKEPTKYRIFLWNILKEVPKLQKDFAYPDFGLKLMRGLPMLFFGGKDSYTFMHYDIDLANIFHFHFVGEKEVTLFPQSENQFLYKVPHSLITHESIDFANPDLAKWPALKNATGYKSHLKHGEVLYMPEGYWHYMRYLTPGFSLSLRAIARKPKNLGKAFYNVLIMRHYDGFMRKLKGQDWIDWKNEQAIIRTNKQLN, via the coding sequence TTGAACTTAAAAGAAATACCAAGGGTAGCAAATATTAGTAAGGAAGCCTTTATTAACGACTTCTTTAAACCACAGATTCCGGTGGTGATAGAGAATTGTATAAAGGATTGGCCTGCCTATTCCAAATGGGATTTTGATTATATGCGTAAGGTTGCCGGTGATAAAACGGTGCCCTTATATGACAATAGGCCGGTACATCATAAAGATGGTTTTAACCAGCCACATACCACCATGAAAATGTCCGATTATCTGGATCTTTTACAAAAGGAGCCTACCAAGTATCGTATTTTTCTCTGGAACATATTAAAAGAAGTACCGAAGCTACAAAAAGATTTTGCCTATCCCGATTTTGGACTTAAATTAATGAGAGGGCTACCAATGCTTTTCTTTGGAGGGAAAGATTCCTATACCTTTATGCATTACGATATTGATCTGGCCAATATTTTTCATTTTCATTTTGTGGGTGAAAAAGAAGTTACCCTATTTCCCCAGTCGGAGAATCAATTTTTGTACAAAGTTCCCCATTCATTAATTACCCATGAGAGTATAGATTTTGCCAATCCCGACCTCGCCAAATGGCCTGCCTTAAAGAATGCCACTGGATATAAAAGTCACTTAAAGCACGGGGAGGTATTGTATATGCCCGAAGGATACTGGCATTATATGAGGTATCTTACTCCAGGATTTTCCCTGAGTTTACGTGCTATAGCCAGGAAACCCAAGAACTTGGGAAAGGCATTTTACAACGTATTGATTATGAGGCATTACGATGGTTTTATGCGTAAATTAAAAGGGCAGGATTGGATAGATTGGAAAAATGAGCAAGCCATTATCAGAACAAATAAGCAGTTGAATTAG
- a CDS encoding porin family protein, whose protein sequence is MKNLLVAIVFVLAAASVNAQAFEGSGDQKMQIGANFQDNATGIVVSYDYGLGENFSIGVSSSYALDVPNIINADFDHRIDLKARFNANLGSVLKMGDNVDVYPGLDLGLKNFGAHLGVRYFFSDGFGIFSEIGTPLAKYKTGSLTDAEELHNQFVFSIGASFNLN, encoded by the coding sequence ATGAAAAATTTATTAGTTGCAATTGTATTTGTTTTGGCGGCAGCATCCGTTAATGCGCAGGCTTTTGAAGGCTCAGGTGATCAGAAAATGCAGATCGGGGCCAATTTTCAGGATAATGCTACGGGTATCGTTGTTAGTTATGATTACGGTTTGGGGGAAAATTTCTCCATTGGAGTTTCCTCTTCCTATGCTTTAGATGTTCCAAATATAATTAATGCCGATTTTGATCACAGAATTGATCTAAAAGCAAGGTTCAATGCCAATTTGGGAAGTGTTCTCAAAATGGGGGATAATGTTGATGTTTATCCGGGATTGGATTTGGGTCTTAAGAACTTTGGGGCACATTTGGGTGTCAGATACTTCTTCTCCGATGGTTTTGGAATTTTCAGTGAAATTGGAACGCCTTTGGCTAAGTATAAGACAGGAAGTCTGACCGACGCGGAAGAATTGCACAATCAGTTTGTTTTCAGTATTGGTGCATCCTTTAATCTTAATTAA
- a CDS encoding regulatory protein RecX, protein MTQLYKSYSVTEATKKLESYCVYQDRCHKEVITKLREMRMIPEAIDQIMGQLIQNNYLNEERFAKSFARGKFNIKKWGRNRIVNELKQRDISKFNIKIALEEIDNGEYYKTFNALAKKRLTEIKEKDVQKRRKKLADYLFYRGWESNMVYEKIGELIPFK, encoded by the coding sequence ATGACACAACTCTATAAATCATATTCCGTTACCGAAGCCACCAAAAAACTAGAGAGTTATTGCGTATATCAGGATCGGTGCCATAAGGAAGTAATTACAAAGCTCAGGGAAATGCGGATGATTCCAGAAGCCATAGATCAAATTATGGGACAACTCATCCAAAATAATTACCTCAACGAGGAGCGTTTTGCCAAAAGCTTTGCTCGTGGAAAATTCAATATCAAAAAATGGGGCAGAAATAGGATCGTAAACGAGTTAAAGCAACGTGATATTTCCAAATTCAATATTAAAATTGCTTTGGAAGAAATTGATAACGGAGAGTACTACAAGACATTTAATGCATTAGCCAAAAAACGCCTGACCGAAATAAAGGAGAAAGACGTACAAAAAAGAAGAAAAAAATTGGCAGACTACCTCTTTTACAGGGGATGGGAAAGCAATATGGTATATGAAAAAATTGGAGAACTTATCCCCTTCAAATAA
- a CDS encoding DUF1080 domain-containing protein has protein sequence MNNRSKLCLVALNMLLAISTFSYAQMINPIEGRWNLVISQDGKELPSWLEIRHSGSRTLVGRFVYAMGSARPISEVKIKDGQFSFSIPPQWEDGDSDMKFQGVLDGDVLNGTMLYTNGKTYQWEAVRAPKLEYTENPRWGKPQKLFNGKDLKGWNAMGENQWIVESGVLKSPKSGSNLVSDEKFNDFKLHIEFRYPEGSNSGVYLRGRYEVQITDSKGAEPSDIEFSGVYGFLTPTEVVAKAAGEWQEYDITLIGRRVTVVANGVTVINDQIIPGITGGALDSREGEPGPFLFQGDHGPIEFRNIVVTPRVE, from the coding sequence ATGAACAATAGATCAAAATTATGTTTGGTAGCCTTAAATATGCTGCTAGCTATTTCTACATTCTCCTATGCGCAAATGATTAACCCTATTGAGGGGAGATGGAATTTAGTGATTTCTCAGGATGGCAAAGAGCTTCCCTCTTGGTTGGAGATCCGCCATTCGGGATCGCGTACTTTGGTAGGTAGATTTGTGTATGCCATGGGTAGTGCGCGTCCTATTTCAGAAGTAAAAATAAAGGATGGACAATTTAGCTTTTCCATACCCCCACAATGGGAAGATGGGGACAGTGATATGAAGTTTCAGGGTGTATTGGATGGTGATGTTCTTAATGGGACCATGCTTTATACCAACGGTAAAACTTACCAATGGGAAGCTGTTAGGGCACCAAAATTAGAATATACCGAGAACCCAAGGTGGGGCAAGCCACAGAAATTATTTAATGGGAAGGATCTAAAGGGATGGAATGCCATGGGAGAAAATCAATGGATCGTGGAATCTGGGGTGTTGAAAAGCCCAAAATCAGGATCTAATTTGGTGTCCGATGAAAAGTTCAATGATTTTAAATTGCATATAGAATTTCGCTATCCTGAGGGAAGTAATAGTGGGGTATATCTTCGTGGACGCTATGAGGTGCAAATAACGGATAGTAAGGGTGCGGAGCCTTCCGATATTGAATTTAGTGGAGTGTATGGCTTTCTAACACCTACCGAGGTTGTGGCCAAGGCTGCGGGGGAATGGCAAGAGTACGATATTACATTGATTGGAAGACGGGTAACAGTGGTTGCCAATGGTGTAACAGTGATCAATGATCAGATTATTCCAGGGATTACAGGGGGAGCTTTGGATAGTAGGGAAGGGGAACCGGGTCCATTTTTGTTCCAAGGCGATCACGGTCCAATAGAATTTAGAAATATTGTGGTTACGCCTAGAGTAGAATAA
- a CDS encoding ribonuclease E/G, translating to MNRELIVRSSSNAVDFALLKDGKLTELHKEEDSNDFAVGDIMIAKVRKPVTGLNAAFVNVGYEKDAFLHYHDLGPQLASMLKFIKKVSTGKLTDYSLDNFQFEEDIDKNGSISDAIKANQSLLVQIVKEPISTKGPRISSELSIAGRYLVMVPFSDRVSVSQKIESKEEKDRLKRLVRSIKPKGFGVIIRTVAEGKKVAELDKDLQNLLIKWSVMCNKIQKAPHPSKVLVELNRASSILRDVFNDSFTGIHVDDETLYEQVKDYVHEIAPEKESIVKLYSSTVPIFEKFGIERQIKTSFGRTATMSKGAYLIIEHTEALHVIDVNSGNRSNKAKNQEDTALEVNLLAASEIARQLRLRDMGGIIVVDFIDMGKGEHRRRLFEHLRDEMKDDRAKHKILPPSKFGLIQITRQRVRPEMNIKTSEVNPNGTGPEVEAPIVLLDKINVDLEKLLKGPAKDNGISLNIHPFIAAYLTKGFPSIRTKWFLEHKKWIKIQPRDAYTYLEYRFKNKDGKTIY from the coding sequence GTGAATAGAGAATTAATCGTAAGATCTAGTTCCAATGCCGTTGATTTTGCCTTGCTAAAAGATGGAAAACTCACTGAATTACACAAAGAAGAGGACAGTAACGATTTTGCCGTTGGCGATATAATGATCGCCAAAGTCAGAAAACCTGTTACTGGATTAAATGCGGCATTTGTAAATGTCGGGTATGAGAAGGACGCCTTTCTACATTACCACGACCTTGGTCCGCAACTGGCTTCTATGTTGAAATTCATTAAAAAAGTTAGCACAGGAAAACTTACAGACTACTCTTTGGACAATTTTCAGTTCGAAGAAGATATTGACAAAAATGGTAGCATCAGCGATGCTATCAAGGCCAATCAATCCTTACTAGTACAAATAGTAAAGGAACCTATTTCCACAAAAGGACCAAGAATAAGCTCAGAACTTTCCATAGCTGGCCGTTATTTGGTCATGGTCCCTTTTTCCGACCGCGTATCGGTTTCTCAAAAAATAGAGAGTAAAGAAGAAAAAGACAGGTTAAAAAGGCTGGTCAGAAGCATTAAACCTAAAGGGTTTGGCGTTATTATCCGGACAGTAGCAGAAGGCAAAAAAGTAGCAGAATTGGATAAAGATTTGCAGAATTTACTGATCAAATGGTCAGTGATGTGCAACAAAATTCAGAAAGCACCGCATCCATCCAAAGTTTTGGTAGAGCTCAACAGGGCATCTTCCATTCTAAGGGATGTTTTTAACGATTCCTTTACGGGAATCCATGTGGATGACGAAACGCTTTATGAACAGGTAAAAGATTATGTGCATGAAATTGCACCAGAGAAAGAATCTATTGTAAAGTTGTATAGTTCTACTGTTCCCATATTTGAAAAATTTGGGATAGAAAGACAGATCAAAACTTCTTTTGGGCGCACCGCCACTATGAGTAAAGGTGCCTATCTGATTATTGAACATACGGAAGCATTGCACGTTATCGATGTAAATAGCGGCAACCGTTCCAATAAAGCCAAAAATCAGGAAGATACCGCCCTCGAGGTCAATTTATTGGCCGCTTCGGAGATTGCCAGACAATTGAGACTCCGCGATATGGGAGGAATTATCGTGGTAGACTTTATAGATATGGGCAAAGGCGAACACAGAAGACGCCTTTTTGAACATCTTAGAGATGAGATGAAGGACGATAGGGCCAAACACAAAATACTGCCTCCCAGTAAGTTTGGACTGATACAAATTACAAGACAACGGGTAAGGCCCGAAATGAACATTAAGACGAGTGAGGTGAACCCCAATGGCACTGGGCCAGAGGTAGAAGCACCCATAGTCTTACTAGACAAGATAAATGTAGATCTGGAAAAACTCCTAAAAGGACCGGCAAAGGACAATGGAATTAGCTTAAATATCCATCCTTTTATTGCCGCTTATTTAACTAAGGGATTTCCATCCATCCGCACCAAGTGGTTCTTGGAGCACAAAAAATGGATTAAAATTCAGCCTAGAGATGCTTATACGTATCTTGAATACCGTTTTAAGAATAAAGACGGCAAAACCATATATTAA
- a CDS encoding HU family DNA-binding protein — protein MTKAEIVTRISEKLGIEKGDVQATVESFMEEVKNSLEGGDNVYLRGFGSFIIKTRAEKTGRNISKNTTIKIPAHNIPAFKPAKVFVEGVKSNVQVK, from the coding sequence ATGACGAAAGCGGAAATTGTAACGAGAATCTCAGAAAAGCTGGGCATTGAAAAAGGTGATGTACAAGCGACTGTAGAATCCTTTATGGAAGAAGTAAAAAACTCCTTAGAGGGTGGTGACAACGTATACCTAAGAGGATTTGGTAGTTTTATAATTAAAACAAGAGCCGAAAAAACTGGTAGAAATATATCAAAAAACACTACCATTAAAATACCAGCACACAATATCCCTGCTTTTAAACCAGCAAAGGTTTTTGTAGAAGGTGTTAAAAGTAATGTACAAGTTAAATAA
- the mutY gene encoding A/G-specific adenine glycosylase, which yields MSFSRIILQWYGVHKRPLPWRKTREPYLIWLSEIMLQQTRVAQGIPYYLTFVKAFPTVEDLAAAKEDEVLKLWQGLGYYSRARNLHATAKFIAAEYSGVFPDTYKELVKLKGIGDYTASAMASICFDKPEAVVDGNVFRVLARYFGVDLPINSSEGIAFFKELAIKVMDVSNIRDYNQGLMEFGALQCTPKNPDCIGCPLNVGCVALARDAVSILPVKIKKNKIRKRYFNYLVLVDENNSTLLQQRKGPGIWRNLYEFPLLETESEIEVKEVVKNLSDVIALEEPSEVYLYNEKQLVHKLSHQHLHTRFWIVLAENKLKNGIKITDLHKYPVPVLIADFIEAFKI from the coding sequence ATGAGTTTTTCTAGAATTATTTTGCAGTGGTACGGAGTGCATAAGAGACCGCTTCCATGGCGAAAGACACGTGAACCTTACCTAATATGGCTATCCGAAATTATGTTACAGCAGACCCGGGTAGCGCAGGGAATTCCCTATTATTTAACATTTGTTAAGGCTTTTCCCACCGTGGAGGACCTTGCTGCTGCAAAAGAGGATGAGGTTTTAAAGTTATGGCAGGGTCTAGGGTATTATTCCAGGGCTAGAAACCTACATGCCACCGCTAAGTTTATCGCGGCAGAGTACAGTGGCGTGTTCCCAGATACCTACAAGGAATTGGTGAAGCTAAAAGGAATTGGGGATTATACGGCTAGCGCAATGGCCTCTATTTGTTTTGACAAGCCGGAAGCAGTGGTAGACGGAAACGTTTTTCGGGTGTTGGCGCGTTACTTCGGGGTAGATTTGCCGATAAATAGTTCTGAGGGTATTGCTTTTTTTAAGGAGCTTGCAATCAAGGTGATGGATGTTTCTAACATCAGGGACTATAACCAAGGGTTAATGGAATTCGGTGCCTTGCAGTGTACTCCCAAAAATCCAGATTGTATTGGTTGCCCGTTAAATGTAGGTTGTGTAGCCTTGGCTAGGGATGCGGTAAGCATCTTGCCGGTAAAAATTAAGAAGAACAAAATACGAAAACGATATTTTAATTATTTGGTACTGGTAGATGAAAATAATAGTACCTTGTTGCAACAGCGAAAAGGGCCTGGAATATGGCGAAACCTTTATGAATTCCCGCTTTTGGAAACGGAAAGTGAAATTGAGGTAAAGGAGGTGGTCAAAAATTTAAGTGATGTGATAGCCTTAGAAGAGCCTTCTGAGGTATATTTGTACAATGAGAAACAATTGGTCCATAAATTGTCGCACCAACACTTGCATACCCGGTTTTGGATCGTCCTTGCCGAGAATAAATTGAAGAATGGGATAAAAATCACCGATCTCCATAAATATCCTGTTCCAGTTTTAATAGCGGATTTTATAGAAGCATTTAAAATTTAG
- a CDS encoding single-stranded DNA-binding protein, which yields MSGTLNKVMLIGHLGDEIKMHYFEGGNCIGRFPLATNETYTNKQTGERITNTDWHNIVVRNKAAEICEKYLSKGDKIYVEGRLKNRQWQGEDGTTRYSTEVHVQEFTFLSTKKESASNSQASQQNQQQGPSSTTNSPNESLGVNEPEKEDDLPF from the coding sequence ATGAGCGGAACATTAAATAAGGTAATGCTAATTGGGCATTTAGGGGACGAGATTAAAATGCACTATTTTGAAGGTGGAAATTGTATAGGTAGATTCCCTTTAGCAACCAATGAAACCTATACCAATAAACAGACCGGTGAAAGAATTACCAATACGGATTGGCATAATATTGTAGTACGGAACAAGGCTGCCGAAATATGCGAAAAATACCTCTCTAAAGGGGATAAAATATATGTAGAGGGCAGATTAAAAAATCGTCAATGGCAGGGCGAGGATGGGACTACACGGTATTCTACCGAGGTTCACGTTCAGGAATTCACCTTTTTGAGCACCAAAAAGGAGAGCGCTTCCAACAGCCAAGCTAGCCAACAAAATCAACAGCAAGGACCATCGTCCACAACAAATAGCCCTAATGAATCGTTAGGAGTTAATGAGCCTGAAAAGGAAGATGATTTACCTTTCTAG